Proteins from a genomic interval of Streptomyces sp. NBC_01445:
- a CDS encoding metallophosphoesterase — MIAVLVIAGLASLAVFAGLHWYAWRRLVRDTTARAGLARRAGTVVFVLGPLLMFAAVAGERAGAPFWLQQVLSWPGFLWMAFSIYLVLAVLVGEVARPLLRRFLDRRSAPGGTEAGPLPEPVLVPTHEPDEPSAASSTPTPTSANTSASTSASTPKPDTSPVASEPSRRLFISRVVGGAAVVAATGIVGNGAYGVLRGPKVKRVTVPLARLPRSAHGFRIAVVSDIHLGPVLGRGFAQKVVDTINSTQPDLIAVVGDLVDGSVEDLAPAVAPLAGLRARHGTYFVTGNHEYFSGAEPWVEHVREIGLRPLENARVEMGAFDLAGVNDVTGENYGDGPDYGKALGDRDPGRAAVLLAHQPVMIHEAVKHGVDLQLSGHTHGGQLWPGNFIADAANPTLAGLERYGDTQLYVSRGAGAWGPPVRVGAPSDITLVELASKQA; from the coding sequence GTGATCGCCGTATTAGTGATCGCAGGACTTGCGTCGCTCGCGGTGTTCGCCGGTCTGCACTGGTACGCGTGGCGCCGCCTGGTGCGCGACACCACGGCTCGGGCTGGTCTCGCGCGGCGAGCGGGCACGGTCGTATTCGTGTTGGGGCCGTTGCTGATGTTCGCGGCGGTGGCGGGCGAGCGGGCCGGTGCGCCGTTCTGGTTGCAGCAGGTCCTGTCCTGGCCCGGGTTCCTGTGGATGGCCTTCTCCATCTATCTGGTGCTCGCGGTCCTCGTGGGTGAGGTGGCGCGCCCCCTGCTGCGGCGTTTCCTCGATCGCAGGTCCGCGCCGGGCGGCACGGAGGCGGGGCCCTTGCCGGAGCCCGTACTGGTTCCGACGCACGAGCCCGACGAGCCGTCCGCCGCGTCCTCCACTCCCACCCCCACCAGCGCCAACACCAGCGCCAGCACCAGCGCCAGTACCCCCAAGCCCGATACATCCCCGGTCGCGTCCGAGCCCTCGCGTCGGCTCTTTATCTCTCGCGTTGTCGGTGGTGCCGCCGTCGTCGCGGCCACCGGGATCGTCGGGAACGGTGCCTACGGGGTGCTGCGCGGGCCCAAGGTGAAGCGGGTCACGGTTCCGCTGGCCCGGCTGCCGCGTTCGGCGCACGGGTTCAGGATCGCGGTCGTCAGCGACATCCATCTGGGACCGGTTCTGGGGCGGGGGTTCGCCCAGAAGGTGGTCGACACGATCAACTCCACGCAGCCCGACCTCATCGCGGTCGTCGGAGACCTGGTCGACGGCAGTGTCGAGGACCTGGCGCCGGCCGTCGCGCCGCTCGCGGGACTGAGGGCCCGCCACGGCACGTACTTCGTGACGGGCAACCACGAGTACTTCTCGGGCGCTGAGCCGTGGGTCGAGCACGTCCGTGAGATCGGCCTGCGGCCCCTGGAGAACGCGCGTGTGGAGATGGGCGCGTTCGACCTGGCCGGTGTGAACGACGTGACCGGCGAGAACTACGGCGACGGGCCCGACTACGGCAAGGCGCTCGGCGACCGCGACCCCGGCCGAGCCGCCGTCCTCCTCGCCCACCAGCCCGTGATGATCCACGAGGCGGTGAAGCACGGCGTCGACCTCCAGTTGTCGGGTCACACCCACGGCGGCCAGCTCTGGCCGGGCAACTTCATCGCCGACGCGGCGAACCCGACGCTCGCGGGCCTGGAGCGGTACGGCGACACGCAGTTGTACGTGAGCCGGGGCGCCGGCGCCTGGGGCCCGCCGGTCCGGGTGGGCGCCCCCTCGGACATCACGCTCGTCGAGCTGGCGTCGAAGCAGGCGTGA